A stretch of DNA from Channa argus isolate prfri chromosome 7, Channa argus male v1.0, whole genome shotgun sequence:
tttactcttataaaaatattctgaactTGCTTTTGATATTATGAATGTACGGGTCTGGTACACACAATGTACCAGACCTGTACACCCCCTACACATAATGTTTTTGCATAAATCTACGATGTTCAGGCCTtatcaaatttaatttatgtaGAGATTACAGTTGGTAACAACTATAAAAACCCTCTTCCTGAGAATTCTAGGTTACAAAAATCATTACCATTAattaacaaaaagcaataaGAAAACATCACAGCATGCACGAACTTCCTcgttggctttcctcttctcctcctgtgCAGCAACTCCATTGCCAACATTCTTTTCCTGATAAACCCTCTACATCCCTCCTCTGCACACGCCCAAACCATCTAAGTTTCACTTTCCTCACTTTGTCTCCAAGCCATCCTACCACTGTTCTGCCTCTAATATTTTATACTCCTTTCATATCTCATCTTCTGAGTAAAAAGCACAAAGTTTACTTctgtggagtggagtggagtaaaacgtaatttaaaatggaaatattccaGTAAAGTATTCGTTTCTGCAGAtcttaagtacagtacttgagcAAATATACATACTATCACACCACCTCTGTGTGGCAGATGGAAtcattgtctttaaaaacatataGTGGGCTTACAAGAGCATTTAGGTTAAAACACTGCTACACCAAAGGTCTATAGAGCCTCAGAGAGCTGCTCCCCGGAAGGTGACTGccttaggcaagacactgaacttcaAGGACGCCAAGCCCTTGTTGGTCCGTCTACTACTAGCTGCTGTCATTAGTGAGTGTGCGTCTAAACAGATTAATAAGAAGAAATATAAAACCCCTTTGGGTCCAATAAGTAATAAAGTGCAATAAAAGTTCAGATTAATTATAGACAGAAAGATCgtgaaatatttaacaaaatacatttttagtcaAAATATTCCTAAAAGGACGTAATTTgctatgtttttgtgtgtgtgaggaagtaTTTGAGGGAATAAGTAAACATAAAACAGGATAAAGTGGTCCTTACCTTGGACTGACAACGTTAGATTAGCACGGAATACATTAATTGAATCCAATGTGTACACTCCAGAGTCTTCCAGTGTTAGTGAACTCAGAGACAATGATGAAGTGGTGGCATTGTATGTAATCCTGGTTTTCCAAGCGTTGTTTATGATGCTGCCTGTTGGCAGTATTATCAGCATGATATTGTTGTTGAACAGCCATGCACCTTCAGAGGAACTGTCAGTGCTAAAGAGTGTGACATTGCTGCCCACTCGTACGGGGTTCTCAGAGGCATGTATCGCTGGTGTGACGCTCTGGCCCCACACATGACCTTGAGacagagcaaaagaaaatatattcagTCCTTCTGAAATGTAGTTATACCCACAAATATCACtgtaatagtttttaaaaataggctATAATGTATTAGAGTAACAAAGTTTTGTGTCACTACGACTTGTCAACCATCTGAGACTCTCATTTCATAAAATAATGTATCTTCTCTACAAGGATGAAACAATGgctcaaacaacaacaaaaatgtgaatcTCACTGGTTTATACTTACTATACCCAAAGCCCCTATGACACCCACTGTACATCTCAATGGtatttatatacaatatatacacaGAGATACCTGCATTTACACATGTACATTCTTGTGTCTTGTTGattttggcattttgttttaatcaaatttaaaatcctAACCAGGGGCTGCAAATAAGCTATATGACCCATATACACCACATCGATTGCTTGTGTGCAATAATCATCAGCTGCGTAGTCcctaacaaataaaaacagatttaaaaaatatacatgtatGAAATGGAACATTACCTGTTTCACAAATGATTGTCACCAGGAGTAGAAAAAATACCACAGGAAACTTCATTCTAATGTACTTTTTCGCTAAGAAACTTCCTTCTTCTCAGTTGAAATCTGGCAGTACAGTATGGTTACAGCTGCCTTTTGATCAGCAAATATTTGCTCTGCATCACTCCAGGTTACTGTTCTTTTGATGCATAAGATTACCCATATGCTACCCTAACGATGTCACCTCACACCTTGTTCTGACCACACCTTGTTTTGCCCTGGTCCACACAGACGTTTTACTGGCATACACCAAGGAGTGTCCATTTACTGTATACCTCAGCCTTTAAGCAATCAGAGCAGGGCATGGGGATATTTTCTATGTCTACTGCATgacttgaaaatataaaatgaacaaaatccCAATTATTGGAATCATGTACTTTTGAGAAATGTCCATAATGTCCTGCTGTGCAGGAAAAAATGCACTGTTGACGTACATAATTCttcaagtgtgtatgtgtatgtggcaTAAATGAAGTTGATATTGATGAATATTGTCTTTCTATTTCTACACCAATAAATGTCTTTCCattggacagttttgtttttagagtCATTTTGTGATGAGCTGCACATACTATAATACTATAATACTATAAATACTACCCGGATTTAATGAGGGCAGATAAACATCTGTGCCTTTGCTATACTGGATGATCTCTTCATCTCCCTGTTTACTGTAACCATAGACCCACATAATGGATTTCCTATATGAACAAAGGAgatgagaaatgttttttttttattttccgaTAACATTGAAACttttaaatatgacataaaTGCTTTAAAGAACATAGCAAAGTGAGTGCATTGTTATGGGGCATTATGGCAGCTCTAAAAAAAGAGCACAATAAAACCCCTGTACAGCACAATTCGCTGAGTGAGACAACACAGGTGTTGTGATTagttgtgacattttaattagCGATAAAAATATGCTTTGGCAGTGTAGAACATTCATTCACCTGCAAATGTGTTTCAGAGGtatgtggttgttgttgttgttgttgtgcaaaACATACATATTTGATTGCTGAATATGTGACAACATGCAAGGTCAAATACAAAAAGGCAAAGATTTTTGTCATCATAATCAAATTTCCTCACAATGTCTGATCACAGCAGCCAACACATACGGGCTAAAAAAGGGGATCcttgattttataaaatgtagaaGTTGATACATTTCTGAAGATTTATTTTATCTAACTTATATTCATTATCCAAGGACTGAATGGGCCAGCAGCatctgtgaaagaaaaacataaaacgtttttttttcattcaacattATTGTGGTTGAAcgcatttttttcattttgttgaattTACCTCTACATTAACGTTTATATAAAGCTGAAAAACAGTGTAATTATTCTTGCATTTCTGTTCcatcaaaatgtatttggcaAACCAAATTTGTCACTTTTACCGACAGAAAAAATACCTGTGATTCCTATTGTTAAGCTGCAATCTGTACATCATGGTgtttaatgtatatatttttggaGAGTAGTATAGACAACATAAAAGATGGTGAAGTAGTTATTCTACAACTTGCCTGACAATGAGAAGAGTAATCCTGCCAGTAACAGTAGAGAAAGGAGCCCCAGACTGGCTGCCTGTGGTTCAGATCCTGAGGAATCTGTAGACAAAGAGAAGTGAGGTTTGGAGCAGATGGATAAATACAGAGATTGAAACCACTATTCTAACAAACTTACTTGCAATTGTGATCTGTGTGGTAATATTGCTGTTCATGTTGGTGAAGTTGTTGAAAGCCAGACAGGTATATGGGCCAGTTTGATTCTCAGTGATGTTGTAAAGGTTTAACAGAGGACCTGTGGTATTTACAGGCTGTCCTCTGAAAGCCCACTGCAGCTGAGCTGGTGGATTGGACTGTGCTGAACAGAGCAAGGTCACATTGGATCCAACTGAAAAGCAAGTCGTGTTCTGTCCCTTAACAGTCAGAGCCATGGTATCTGGGCcatctgagagagaaaaagagagttgATCATGTATGATGCACATGTATGAAGCAGAGCTATGTTGAAATAAACGTTGTCCTACTTACAGAGAATGGTAAAGTTTACTGGGTTGCTGGTGCCATTACTGACAGGATTGGACACATAGCATGTAAATGGTCCCTGGTCGAAGCGGGTCACATTAATTATGTTGAGAGTAGAGTTTCCATTTGTGAGCAGAACTCTGCTACCAACTGTGAGGTCAGAGGTGCTGTTCAACCAGAGGAACAAGGGGGACGAACCAGAGGAGACAGAGCAAGTGGCCACAGCTGAACTGCTGAACTCCATCAGGCTTGTTTGGTTCATTGTTAGTGTCACATTTGAAATAGGTGCTGTGGAGGTAGATGAAAAAGGATTAAAATGTGCCCACAAGTTATGGGCTAAGTTCAAAATTACCTCCTACGTAATCATTCCCTACTCCCCATACAATGTACACTAAGTAGATTTCTCAATAGTAAGCAGTCAAAtgacattttggacattttttacttcatcactaacagctgtttgagccaTGTAACTATGTAACTATGTAACTTAACGCTGTGCCCTATATAGTGCAAGgatttacacactcaacatttGGACACTGCtaccaaaaagacaaacacacttcaTAGTGCACTATATAGTGATTAGGGGATGATTTCAGACACAGTCAtggtgtttttacatttaaataagagGGAGCAGCTCTCAGTAACACAGTCCAGTACATCATCACTAATTATGACCTCAGTGCAAAAGTGTTTAATTGACCGTATTACATTGTGCAAAGGTACCTAATAAAGAGGACACTGAgtgcataaaaaaattataggAGCTGTATAACATATTTTGGCGCCACCTTCTAATAAGATAAATACcgaacatttacttttaaagtacGGTacaatttttccattttgtgttacttttatttattccacTGCAACACAGAGTTTTGTCTTTGAATCCACTGCGTTCATTTGACACTTTTACCTCCATTGCAGATCTACATGCTTAGCACAAAATCTAAACTAGATAATAGATAATGATGTATTTTTACGGATTAATCACCTTCATCAGAAGTGCCATGTTCACGTTGCTTGGCAATAAAGATCTTGATATGTAATTGAGTATTGTACTTTTCTACCTGGAATACATTAAGTTAAGAGGCGTGCCAAATAATCACACTGTCACCCCTATTGACTCCTGGACCTTGGTAACGTCATACCCTTTGCCACACTTACCACGCTACCCGTCAAACGAaggcaaacaaaccaaaacactaaacaaacaTTAATAAGGTTGTTAGGTACATCTTGTACGTACACTGATGTAACTCTTTAAGTACTTGGTATTCTATGAAATCTGTGAGCACAATTTTTGACACACTTTGAGTGAGCAGAAATATGTTGGGCACTTATGACAAAGCAGAAATGAGCTTTGTGAAACTAAAGAAACACGTCGTCTACAACACAAGTATAAGATGGAGGTGAGGGCTGGCAGACCCGTATCCAGACAGACACTAGACAGAGGACACAATCATGTGAGCAGCACAAACTcctttctgcatttgttttgggCTCCTTGTTTTTCACCACAACAGGAACCTGTACCAGTGTAGGTGTAGGGTAAACACTATCTCGTGCATTTCTGTTTCGTTTTGTTACTGTGAAGAGCTTCACTTCTTCTAGTTTGGTTTGAAGTTTTGATAATGTCTAATGTAACATTTGGTTTTTTAGTGTTAATTGTCTGTGTGCTTTTAAAACTGATCTTTGTTGTGCTTAATAATATAGCAAATTACATCAGATGTAGATTTTATAAGGGTTGGCAAAGTGGTGGCAAGAGGTCAGGAGGTGAGGGGATGGCACCCATAGATGTGCCCCTCCAGTGCCCACATAGAGTATTTTCCTAACAACACCAATTGTTTTTTCAAGGTGTTCTTCTAAACAACAAGCCAGTGAAACATGGATAAGGTGAGTAGATGCCCTTTGAATAAGGGTTTAAATCTCAGAAAGCCCTCACCAACTTAAGTGACCCGAGAAAAAAGAAGCGAGGTATTTGTTGCCGCTAGCTAAAGTAAAAGAACAATGGCATAAGGGAACAACATTGCATATTCACACAGGCcccccaaaagaaaaaacaaaaaagaaccaaaacaaaGTTAGAAAGTCTCACCCTCAGTGACATTCAAACCCTTAATTAGGAACGCTTGTGAGGCTATGGACAACTGAATATCAGGCCAACATCAGACATCTGTTAAGTCTCACCTAGAACACTGATGGAAGTGTTGGCTCTGAGCTGGGGGTCACTGCTCTGTACCACATAGGCTCCAGAGTCGGCCACGATGACGGGGCTCAGAGTGAGAGCTCCAGTGGAGATGTTGACCGACGCTCTGCCGCTGTAACTAGGGAAGACTGCCTGCTGCTCCCCCAGCCAGGTGAGGATGAGAGACCCTCCCACTGCCCAGCTTCCACTATTCAGAGCCGTtggaggagacagagacagagttaTTGTGCCTCCGGCTACAGCAGGGTTAATGGAGGGATGGATGTCTACATCACCAGAGGCCAGAAACACTgaggaagaaaacatttcttattaatataaaaataaaggacaaaaaagctTTGCCTCAGTTTTAACTATTGTACAGATCATCATCAGAAATTCATCAGCTGTTTCAGAGCACACCTTCTACTAAAACCAGCAGTACAATGGCAAagattcctttatttttcttctccattttttttcgATGCTCTGAGGATCTCTGTAGTGTTTCTGTTCTATTATACATGTCTAAAATATGTCCAGCCCCCTACCACCTGTTACCCA
This window harbors:
- the LOC137129989 gene encoding carcinoembryonic antigen-related cell adhesion molecule 6-like; protein product: MYNRTETLQRSSEHRKKMEKKNKGIFAIVLLVLVEVFLASGDVDIHPSINPAVAGGTITLSLSPPTALNSGSWAVGGSLILTWLGEQQAVFPSYSGRASVNISTGALTLSPVIVADSGAYVVQSSDPQLRANTSISVLAPISNVTLTMNQTSLMEFSSSAVATCSVSSGSSPLFLWLNSTSDLTVGSRVLLTNGNSTLNIINVTRFDQGPFTCYVSNPVSNGTSNPVNFTILYGPDTMALTVKGQNTTCFSVGSNVTLLCSAQSNPPAQLQWAFRGQPVNTTGPLLNLYNITENQTGPYTCLAFNNFTNMNSNITTQITIANSSGSEPQAASLGLLSLLLLAGLLFSLSDAAGPFSPWIMNIS